The Lycorma delicatula isolate Av1 chromosome 2, ASM4794821v1, whole genome shotgun sequence DNA window attttaacgaataaactatctttaatacataataatgtttttattattattaagagattgaaataataaatattatcgatTTAAGCTGAATGTCCTTGAAAATTGTGTCACTGTATAAATAACAGACGTAGACACACTTTtagttattacataattttttatggaatatCAACGAGCTTACTACTCTTAAGAGTACTTATTAATGCACTGGCAGTGCGTTACGTGAGTAATCATATTCcaaaaattagtcaaattttgATGAACCACATCGTAGCAATACATTTCAGTCGTTAATTGGTTTAGTAGCAGTTACCACCAAACAGATTCTCTAGCTGAACGTTACTATTATCAAACGCTCTGTCACTACGGTAATTAATTACTGGATTCAGTACAAATTTTTCAGAGACTGAAATCAAccaatactttataaaaaaaaaaaaaaaaaaaaaaaaaaaaaaaacgccaacATACATAGATcggtttaaataaattcttattcgtaaaaaaacttaaaagtttattctttctttttaagaaaCCGTTAAGGTATTAGCTGAACGTTTGCTATATTCCATAAACCGGCTTACGACAGACGCTTAGTTATCTGAGCAGttgttattcatatttatgaatgAGACTTAGGATAAATAATCTGTTGCAAATAACTTAATTACGGTTATAGCAAgcaaacaagaaatatatttttttaagctttaacttttaatttgttcTCCAGGTGTTGCTGTTATACGATAAAAATTGGGTCACGATATCACCTTTTAAGGTTCGGCTTTTTTTACAtcttctcaaaaaattattttttctctattagtTTTGGAATTTCTCAAAAATCATAGATTTAGTTAATCGGTTTTACGAGAAAAGTACCTGAAAGacaataaaatttcctttagTTAGGAAAAAATCCAAGGTTTACGGTTAACTTGTCCTTTCAAatgtatgaaaaattgtttttattgaaactagaaaattatttaatttgcttGCAACCTTGCtagaactaatattaataaatgttatattctaTCTTTGTTCTTATTAGATTTCGTTTAAAGCAACATTACTAATCTATGCATCAACAATCCAatgtttaaaacagaattttaaaattctttccagaaatagggaaaattttacTAGTTGgtgaaaatattccaaaaatgtagtttttttctttactaacaaattacttataaaatgtgTCAAAACAGCTAATTTACACgagttaattacttaatttttatttttttttagatcgagatacgcatatttaataaattatgcttcaagaAAGGCgctgaaatattttacttcagaactgtaagtttttttacaaaatatcaaacgaaaataaatgttataaattctaaattaaatttttttcttctttttacaaagtcagaaaaaatttagaatttaaatagttttaaggtgattttaatgaatatattaaaacattaaaaatcaataaacgttaataaaaaattaacgttataattaaaaccagaaaaccaattctaataaaaaaattaagtttcgtaaaatactgagaaatttatttaaaaataatacattaaattttttttaataatagttttacagAGAGGTAAGTTGTAACAAAACACTTCTGTGACTGGTATACGTTCACACCGATCTATAAAAACAGACAGGTATATTCGGAGAGGAACGAGCACCTGATGAAGCTCTCATTAACAAAGATCTATAATAAGATTTTCAAATAATCTATTTTCCCGTTTTCCCGCTTAAACAAGAATGTCAGTCAGCTAATGGAGTATGGAATTatcgttttctttaaaaataccaGTTAGCTCCTACCATTTTTACcaatatgattcttttttaactttaaatttgaatcttatattattgtttaatctttataaattggCTGCATTGTTTTTATAGTGCAACGCTTGAAGACAGACAAAGGTGGACAGGTGGGAAAAAATATCGAAGCCTTTGAAATATGGTACTGTAATAGAATCAATATTTTTCTTGCAGTTTAGTTAATAGAAATTACTAAAACCTCATGGCTTTCATTATAACACAAACACAGtggtttttttcaatattctgctGAGAGAAAGGCCTGCCATTTGGTGTAATCATgtgaaaaatgtactaaaatcTCACCACATCTTCCTCGTTAAAATACATACTTGTAAAAACACGACGTAAGtcgtaataataatgaaaaggttaaaaaacaaatttataaaatagttttagtataaatcttctacctctataatcgcTGGTCGGAGGATTTTATCAATCTTTCTTACAGTTCAACAATTAATACAGTTTTTGTAATACTTAAAGGACCaactttaaatttagttaaaatataattattaaactttttttaaataggtttgaCATAGTTAAGTCTAGTTTTTTGGACGTTAACgtgttcaaataaatttgaaactgaaGAAGACCGATCGCTATAAGAATAACTGTAAAGGTTACACATAGGGCTTCAAATATATCATATGGTTAATCACAATCAAATTTATAACCTTCAGTTATAGGGAAGGGatacaactttaataaaaataaagaaacttgatacttaatctttttttttacatttatatatgtatcatATCTtcttattagaaaacaaaatttaaaaaaaattaacgctaTTTCACAAATGACTTTCAGATAATTTGCACACAATTCGATGAAAAAGGGCACTGTATAACGTATTCAAAGAACTTTATAAAAGTACGGAATACATTTTCAAGTACAAGTTTCTGAACTGAGGCCTCTAATGATCTTTTTTCTAAATCCAGTTACATAGCTTTACCTTTTAGCCTGGCTAGTAAGGATCTACTTATCAAATTACTcaaatttatatactttcataCCACCTTATTggcttttaaaatgaaaagagagagaaattaaatttatatcgatGCACTTAACGTTATTTAAGTCATAAATTTGAGCTACATACAATGACTGcggtgtaaaattataatttttgttaatatcataaaatagtttaaatttttaatataatattgcaaaattattccaaGTTGAGATAAGAAAAGTGAATTGTAAGATATCTGAAtcgctaaataaattttatctacttattatataacaaatacaGGAAATTGTACGTTTAATTATGCGTTATCCTTATTAGACTAATACCGAAAAAAAATTCTGGttgaaaaaacttgtttaatattaGGCCAAgagcaaataaaagttttaagaatattgttatagtataaaaataattaaaaaaaaaataattaaaaaaatactaatacaaaaaagtaatgttaaattaattttgttttgctagAAATACGAATATCGTGAAAAATATgtaccaataataaataatatattaattaatttcattttaattaaggaaCGGATCAAGTGTTTGCTTGTTTTGGTTTTATGAAGGACATATTATTCGTTTCTTGGGTGCCTTACATAAGCTACATCTTTTATGATCATTTAAATGATAACGAATAAAGTATTGGGTATTAATCGATTTAATTACGAATTGTATtcaaatttaagtaatgaaaaaaaaaataataatatcagcaGAACGTATAAGTTTATACACACCGAAAAAACGTTGTAAATATCGTTGATCATTGACAATAGCGGTGGTCGACATTTGTCACCTCAATCGCAATACTTAAATCTCTGACATCTGATAGTGAAGACTAAATATATATACGGGAGACTAAATTcaactttaaattaattgataaaaacttgatgtaaaaattattatttttttatgaatttactagCAGGTTACCCGTCGTTGACTCGCCCACGCGATACTTGaattttaaacgtatttattgaatgttttggaATGATGCTTTTGCTATGTTTAAAAGATGATGTCAGAAATAGATAATAGAACTCCTGTTCTTATCACACGTAATCATCATCCGTCGTCATAGTTACTTGTGGACTCCCAGTCTACCCTTTTTTCCATCCGAGCCCTCACAGGCCCAGTgcttttaaaaatctactaataaataccaaaaacTTCTTAATCGCatgttatttacagaatttattttaatgaatatttaaataataaaaaaataataaacattaaattactaataacaaataaaaaatgaatataaatattttaagtataacataaaaataaaattattctttgtaaacTACATTAGATGTTTTTCCTTCTGGctccaaaataaataaacctgaagGGTTGCTGATTCTGGAGCATGCCACATAAAATTGCCCGTGTGAAAAACAGTCTTCTCTAACATCAATCCCAGCAACTTGTAACGTTTGGCCTTgcgatttatttattgtcattgcaAAACATACTTTAACAGGAAACTGCATTCTCTTAAATTCAAACGGATAGTCCGATGGTATCATTGGTATGCGAGGAATGAGCACCGGTTCTCCTTTGGCACACCCGATAATTTTagcttcaataaaatatttttgaacggCGATTATACACAATCTTGTACCACTTGCCCGCCATAACCAATGTAGCATTATACAGAGTCCATCTGGTAGCCAGATGGACCAGATCCTTGATTCCTGATATAGTTAGATGGACAGGCAGACGCCACGCAGAAATAGATTACCACGTCACACAGTTTTTAACTGGCCATGGGTGCTTTAATGAATACCTCCACAAAGTTGGCAAAAGAGATCAACCTACGTGCATGTATTGTAACGAACGTGACGATGTAGAGCATACTTTCCTGAATTGCCAAAAATGGCAAATGCTAAGATACAATGCTGGTATTGACGGAAAGACTCCGAGAGAGATAATAGATCATATGCTCAGTAGGATAGAGAATTGGAGAAAGGTTGTAGAGTTCATAAGGTCAGTCcttaaacacaaaattatagatgaaaggaatatgggtttttaaattgtagtttgggtggacagcctcagcggtaagaggtgtgctggtttcgatgagccgctgaggactccttgggttgactgttaggttttcttaactaagttaaaaaagggaaaaaaaatctcaaaagagccaaccggtaagcctgacctgccatgccggtatatagccggtaggtgggaagggcctattagagtaactgacactcccctgggtggcgtagtaccatcaagtcggtccggcccaggggagtagagaaaaaaaaaaaaaaacataattggaGCACCAACCTTCAAAGTTAGCACGTGTGGTGGAAACCCAGGTGGATTGAGAGAATTGGGAAATTTAACTGGGTAATTAACTGCTTCATCGACTTCCAATCCTGAATTAACGGATCTATATTCCATCTTTTCTGCTTGAAATGGttctaataatatttgatttattttaactgctgtttcattttttgaagtcaaaatGGCTCTCTCGCATAGCCAGTCCATAGATTTGTTTCTGAGGTTTGGAATATCCGGATATATTCTATCTATGAGCTCTTTTAAAATAGCAGGTAAAGTAATTTTTCCTTCAGATTCAGGGAATTTGCCATCtcctattattgtaaatttaatctacccagaaacatccatggtatcttgtacaattataatgaaattttggaccggatgtttctgtttttgcgtagtactaggttactgcaaaaaatgtaatattgtcatacatatattttttacgctagaagagtttttgataattttttcccttgctttcaatttttattttttttgttctatgtccttaattttattatccgagtagggaggGAGTCTTttgcactccctatcggaattagttaaattttatatagtttccttttctattattttatcttttttattttaaagactaaatctgtgatattagttttgagttttatttcacttttttaacttttgttttaacttagttttaaattttttattatataatttgtattagttttaagccttatttagttttattattttagtgttattttacttttttattaaaaaaatttcgggcgttgataacgcacaggcgtttttcgacccccctcctaaaaaaaaatctccttatTTAAGAGAAGCTCAGAAAACTGTCCAGCAGTATTGTCTTCTTTTAGGTACActctaatatttttagtaaaagagAGTTTTACTATATGGAGCCATAGATATGAAGTCTTGATACATGACTCTACATCGTTGGCTCGAGTTCCTCTAGACACTGCTGGTAGAGTTTGACGAAAATCTCCAGTTAAAAGGACAGTAACTTCTCCCATGAGTGTATTTAATTTCTGAGATCTTTGAGACAAATATTTAGACCTTCAATCCCTTTCTTGTGTGTCATtgacttcttttttcttaaatgtttataaacgatCGGtaggaagaagcaacaccaacaaataagagccagaagaaataataaataacaaaattaataataaacttaaattaaataattattaataaattttactaccgtaatccattcattcaatatcgattGATCTtgaaacacaaatattttcaacacaaataaatctatactgaaaataatatcgattattcatttgaaccccctaaaatcaaaatttcgcaaaatcctttcttattgcaCGCATACTTAAAGATACAAAGGTACACTGAAAATTTCAAgcctctacctataatagttttggttatacgttgattatgaatcaatcagtcaggacattctcttttatatatagagaAGATTAGGTATTGTAAATTCATACTCTTAGTATAGCTCTCGCTAGCATAATATTTGTGATTagcatgaaatatataaaataaatagttatttcttaATCAGAGACTATATAAAATGATGATGAAGATAATCTTTAtccttgattttttattgttatgagaatttttccattacaaaatgaaatgatcactgtaaaattattttatcactaagaaaatattttttattttaatgcctaagattaattttattagtttttatcaatttacaCTTGATAATGActttatgaaagaataaaaatcggccagaacttttaaaaatataaacgttaTGTAGTAGTAGATGGttcaaatttctaattttaaagcagaggaaaaataaaaactaaattcctTACTATAGAAACATCTAAATTAATagaccaaaaataagaaaaaaatatatattctgaaccTATAATAAAGGTTATATTATATAACAACCATAATGCAATTTTATGAAGTTGAAgcttttgtttaaatgtttgctTTTTGCTGCAAGAGGATTACCatggaatttttaaacttttatgaatCAACATTCTACGTAAAAGTAAAGAAACAATTGATCGTCACATAATCTGTTACCTTACTGTGGTATTTTGGTTAAGTTAGCATGTCAAATTCCATTTGGTCGCTCGGAGCACAAATATGACGTACTCGCTCAGTGCACAGCTCAGGAGTGAACATCTACACAAACATCAAAAATTATGATGTTTGTGCAAATTATCAATTTCAATCTTTCtactagtaatattttaacaatatttctatGTTGTAGGCCTATGTCATACAATTTGACAGTTTAtgaaaatagtgtattaaaaaattattctttttttagttaattcttGTTTagattgaattataaaattgatttttactttattttataaatttagtttaatttattatagatatatttcttcCTCTTGGTTTAGTTCTAAAAATGGATTTGCACTGTAGAGAGAAAATGCATCTTGTAAACTATTCATCCGATTTGATCCAATCCTATACTGTTTACTTGTCGGAAAGGTATTTACAACGGTTGTTAGAAACAAGTGTAGCGCGGTGGTTTATACAACATGAAAACTGTAACGATTAGTTATTCAGATAAGGCGAAACTAGATAAAACAGCTTGGAAatcatatcataataaaaattttatttaattatttgcccCGTAAAGGCGAGTATGAGAAACAATAGCAAAAATTACGAGCTACATATTGTGCCATTACTGGTTATACTCGTATAGTATTAAAGCTTAAAACTagggtttatttaattttattttcttgaaaacatgATAACCTGTGTCCGTGCAGTGTATCAGTTTAGATCTTCTGGGGTCATGCTTATTAACTGTAGAAAGTGTACTCGCATTTTCTCACGTCATGTGTACTATAATTCAAACACAGTAACTTAAATTCTgcttgattaaatttattttaagtaattgtttttatcacttttctggcatcatagcCGTTGAtctatgctacaagaaggaaaaaagtatggtaatcagtcaaaaactgGGGTATGGCTTTTTTCATCTGTTGACGTCTCATGACCTagggatcccaaaaaaagtgggggataatgttcgtacgtacatgtgtacatgtatttggttatttaaagcttaataactttggactggataaaccgattttaatgaaatttggcacagaaacGAGTATTTATAGggaaatttgttgataaaagtttAGGGTCAATATCTCATGAGGATGGggtaaatagtttctttgggggtcagtctctcaaaattttgcaaacgtaacacccactttatattaaattcgGTACATGGGTACATGCTTatcctaccatttttaaaaataattgcccCCAACTTTATTCCCTtgtccaaaaatcgaaaaaactatcgTTTtagttattgaataatttttaactgttttttttttgtcttctaaagtaacatagtagtgcaagtggcccaaaaaaaaatactttcggaACAATATTGGGGTTAGGAGGAgccaattaaagtttaaaaatattgattttatgaattttttgaaactttttttattttatttaatcttttaataataatattacaatagagTTTCGTAATATTCatcccatcccaaaaaaaaataaatgctaggtaattttttattagttttatatttttcagtggaatttttttaaaatttcttctaataCCAAAGAAATGTAACTTTGTTATCAGCATTTTTTATAGggaaatgtttttctatttaacatattgaattagtaaaattttaaataaaatcacttttctaaaaagtataatatttaccacgttgttacattcttttattcaaatttattagtcTGTTAACCTCTTTAGATAGTGGAAAGCCCTCTCTTCGTTAGTCTTGCATGAGACAACTTTGCCCCCTCAGTATTTTTCTTCGATTCATTAGCTGTTGTTCAATTCTGAAGAGGTAGgtggatttcaaaaaaaaattatggtgtatttttttttaactagaaaggATTTAGATGACTATTTGTcacaaatatttttccttaagtaCAGTAAAATCTGGCATGTATACATGCACACATGCAcgttcaatcatttttttttaataataaaataaagtttattggcgtgaatataaaatattgtaggtaaaaatatattactgtttaaCAACGATAACGATATTAAGGTAAGATTAATTACTTCATTTGATGGAAATGAGAGTTTATTTGAACCAAGCGCTACAAAAAGAAATTACCGTCGGCTGCCTTGAGCAGTTAGAATCCACACTAACACAGTGCAAGTATGTGACCCTGCTGCGCTTCGAAGCCGAGGAGCTGTCGTCGTTCCGTAGCGAGCGAGATACGGTTACGGAGTAGTGGGAGGAAGTATATAGTATAGCACAACACTCCCTCCCCTCCCTGTCAATTTATAGAATGAACGGTACGGCGACAGGCGGTGTCGTAAACACGGTACATCGTCGGAGTTGAATACTCTTGGATAGGAAATTGTTGAGGCCAgttgaagtaaaatataaaaacgaataccgataaattatttctaaagaataTCTCATGTTTCAATACAAACGaagtgttagaaaaataaaaataaaatttttgattattaagaTAAATCTAATGCTGccttttctaattaaataaacacgATTTCAGTATTAAAATCACTACATCTGATTTGAACACATTTAAAGTACGTTTCTATAAGACAgcgttatgttttatttttctgtaaatcaaAACAAGGTATACAAATACATACAAGGCAAAACAACATATACTAttctagtaaattttaattacgagAACGTTTAAACAAACTACCTTTCTTAAAGTAGACAATTCTGGGTATCCATACATTTATTACGTCCTTTACTATCCATTATATTTTCAGCAgcgatttattttgtattctatttattctgtttaatttttcttataaattattaaatataactctTAATAAGAGTTAATTTAACTCTTAATAAGACGGCTAacttcattaaaaactaatttaagattttaatttgcgGTAAGATAAAACTGAGTTATAAGTTatcttaaaagtacatttaagtTTTTTGGTGTTCGGTTAACATTGATGTGTTGAATGTTCGCTGAAAAAGGAAAACTGTTTTTGAGCTACTTGTGTCAAACCGACCATTTTAGAACGAGTGGTAGA harbors:
- the LOC142319970 gene encoding uncharacterized protein LOC142319970, translating into MLHWLWRASGTRLCIIAVQKYFIEAKIIGCAKGEPVLIPRIPMIPSDYPFEFKRMQFPVKVCFAMTINKSQGQTLQVAGIDVREDCFSHGQFYVACSRISNPSGLFILEPEGKTSNVVYKE